TGGCCGGCGAGGCTTTGCGCGTGAGAAACCAGCTGATGCATGCGGTGCTCGTCCTCGTCGTCGATGAACTCCGCGAGCCAGTTCTGGGTGTGAAACGCTGCGCGGCTCAGGATCGGCTCCACGTCGCCGGAACCTTCCATGGTTCCTCGAACGATGTGCTGCACGATCTCGTTGACGCTGATCGTCTCGTCGAGTTCATCAGGATGCTCTGGCCTGTCCTGCCTACAAGGAGCGCCCGTGCTGAGTAGCTCGCCTCGCTGCACGAGGGACTCGGTCCGCAGGGCGCGGTGGATCTCCAGGACGCTAAGCGAATTCTGGGACGATTCCACCATGATCAGTGGCCCCTTCAGACCACTGCGCATGACGGACTCCTTGGGCACCACGGCTGCGGCGACCAGCAGCTGGAGCGGAATCTGGCGTGAGGCCATATACGAGGCGGTGCTGATCGACGCGAGTGCCGCGCTCGATATGTCCTGCTGTCGAACGCCTGTAGCGGCGTGGCCGATTCGTTGCAGGGCTACCCGGATGGCCGCGACGAGCGTGCGCGGATACCCAGGCGGGACGGAGTGCTCATCGTCCAACGCGCGATCGCGGATGAGTTCCAGATAACGCGGCACCTCTGCAAGGCCGAGCCCGCAGCTGGCCAGGTAGCCACAGGCCAGCTCGATGGCTAGGGGCCAGTACTCCAGATTCTGCGCTAGTTCGACGGCTGCCTGTTCACTTGCCTTGTCCCAGATGAAGCCGTCTTCGGAGAGACGCAGGCGTATCAGTGACACAGCCTGGTCGGTGGTGAGGTGCGTAACGGTGATCCGTCGGGGATGGGTGGCCCAACTGCTCTGATTGGTGGACGTAATGATCAGATGTCCGCGTCCACGAGTTGGCAGCCACGGAAGAACACGGCGACGGTCCGAGGCATTGTCGACGACCATGAGCCAGCGGCCTGGGAACGCACTTAGGAGCGCGTGCACCCGGTGTCGTACGACCGCAGAGTCCATCGGGGCCTGCTCATGCTCCGGTGCGAGCCAGTCGTGCAAGAGACGATAGGAGGCGGCCAGGCTGGCGTCACTCTCCGCATCGATCCAGAGGATGTGGTCGTAGGAGTCCGCGACGTCATGGGCATACGCGGCAGCGGCACTGGTCTTTCCGATACCGGACAGTCCCAGCAAGGCACAGGCCCGCACCACCCGGTCCTCGGGTGATCCTGTGAGTGCCCGGTGAATCTGCGCCAGCAGGTCGGGCCTGGGAACATCCGGTGGTGACGGGACGGGCCCCACCATGATGCCCCAGTCGAAGCTGCCGAGGTCATGGGCGAGGTGAGTGGCCTCTGTCAGCAACTCGGAACGGAAGTCCGTCAGGGTCAGTACTCCATCGAACTCGCCACAGGCTCTGCGGAAGATCTCCGAGACCAAGTGATTGGTCATGCGCCCTGCCGAGCGGAGTCCGAGGCCGCCGCGCTGCTGTGAACGGAATTTTCTGATGCGCTCCCTCAGATGCTCGCGCAGTTCATGAGGCTCGCGGGCATCCGGCACGATACGCGCGCGGCTCAAGCCCACCAGCTCGTCGTGGTTGAGGCCCTTGGCGTTTTTTCCCTGTTTCGAGCTCTGTTTCAGGAGCGCGGTCAGCTCCTGCTGGATCTCTTCGGGATCGGTGAGGTGTAGCACCTGGTTCAATTGAACGGCCTTGGCGTGCAGTCTCATATTGGTGATCAAGCTGTACGTCTTGGCGCTCGGCCTAGCTTTGATCATCCGTACCAGCACAGCGAAAGCAGCCGGAGCGGACAACTCGGTGCCGGGCCCTCCCGATTTCACTTGCGCTGCCAGCACGGGGGACAGGCCGCCACTCACCAGATCGAAGTCGATGGCGTCCGGGTCGTTCACTCCCTCTCCGCTGGCATCAGTTGGCTCGATAACTGCTGCGTGTACGCCAGGGCGGCGTCCTTCGGCAGCAGTCAGTAGCTCCTCCAACGTGACCAGATACTGGTACTGAAACCCGAAGGCAGCAGCCTGTCCTCCACGCTCTGCCATGCTCGCCCCTCGTGCCGGTAATCAAGCCTCCCTGCGGTGATCAACGCAGCGGCTGCTGTGGATGGTTCCATCGCCTATCTGTGGGACAGGGAGATGGGGCGCGACGGCCTCGAAGGCGATCGAAGAGGGAGCGATCCTGCGTCGGTCTGGGGCGCTGGCCTCGGCCCTGACGCCGCTGTGGCGATAGAGCGGCCCCGGTAGCCGGCTGCCAGCCAACTCCCAGAACCCTGGCCCGCATCAAAACTGAATTTCGTCGACGTCCCTACGCCCGGCGTGACAGGTCGCCTACCAGGAGTTCGAGGGTCGCCTCCTCATGGAGTGCGACGCCGAGGGCGGTCATGGCGGGAGCGAGGTCTGGGTCCCAGTCTGCCCTGACCGGCTCGCCGTCGAGCGCCAGTTGAGGGATGCCCTCGGCCTGACTGCGAGCGGCCAGGTGCTCGTAGTCCGCGGTGCCCATGCGCCAGGGCGAGGCTGCGTAGCGGCGGATGACCCGGTTGGCCAGTGCGATCCCCGGCCAGTCGAAGTCGCCGTGGTAGGCGAAGCGACAGTTTGTGGCAGCGAGGGCGTCGAGAAGCGTGAAGACAACCGTGGCGGCGCTGCCAGACGTGCACACGAGGGGCTGAACGCACGCCGCGTCCGCCGCAGCTTCCACCACGCGCGGATTCTCGCAGATGCGGATGAGTGTTCCGGCGGGGAGTTGTAGCCGCAGGGTGTGCAGGTCGCGCGGTGTGAGGTGGGCTTCGGCGTGTTGCTCGGCCCGCTCCCGCAGGGCACGCTCCCGCCAGCCCTCGCCGTCGGGTCGCAGCCCGTACGTCAGCACCGTGCTGGAGACCTCGTCCGGCGTGACGGACACCAGCCGCCACAGTGCGCGTCGACCGGCAGCGTCGTCGGGGAACTCGGCGCCGTGGGCGAGGGCGACACCGCGTTGGACGAGGCGTGCTAGCCAGGTGCCGTCGTCCAGGCCGTGTGCGGAGCCGGTCGCCATGGCGGCGAGTTCACCTCGGCCGCGTGCGCCGCCCCGCTCGGAGCCGAGGAGGGTGGTGAGGACCTGGACCGCCTGCTGGAGTGTCCACACCGCCGCTTCGGGCGTCACCCCTCGCGGAACGCCGGCCCGGCGCAACAGGTCGTACCACTGCCGGATCCATTCCTGGCCGGTGAGCGGGGAGGCATCCAGTGACGAAGCAAGAGACGACCACACCTGCTCCCGCCGCGCCGTCGCGTCCGCGCGGGCGGAACGGCGGTTGGTGAGAGGCGGGCCGATTTCCTCCAGGGTCTGCCTCAGCCCGAGTCCGGCGGCCGAGGCGCGAAGTCGTGCGTCGAGCACGTCAAGCCGTACCGTCACGGCGGCACCGGTGAGGGGTTTACCCAGCAGGAGTGACAGGTCGTTGCGTTCTTGGGGGTTCATCGCGGTGAGCCTGAGGGAGCCGGTGGCCTGTACGCCGTTGCTCTCCAGACGTTTGCGTACGTTCTCCCATAGCCGGGTGAGCCCGGGGCCCGTCAGCCATTCGCGCGTCGCGGTGGGTAGTGCGCTCACACGGACACCAGACGCCGGTGGCGGCCGTTCCAGGTGTAGTGCAGGGTGGCCACGCCTCGGACATGGGGATCACGGAGGCACTCGTAGATGTGTAGGGACGGAACCTCGGGCCAGTTGCCCATGAGACGTTCGCTGGTGAGGACGAAGTCGAGATCGAGGTCGACGAGGATACGGCCTAGCCGACCGTGGGTGGGTTCGTCGACCTTGGCGAAGGCGTCGTCCAGAAGGATCAGCCGTGGCGCGTGAGGTGCCGATTCGGCGAGGCTGGTGAAGTGGGCGGCGGCTGCGGCGAAGAGCACGAGGTAGGAGAGCACCCGCTGCTCGCCCTGGCTGAGCCCGGTCCGGCCCGTGAGTTTTCTACGGCGGCCCGGAGCCGCGTCCTCGACCACGAAGGTGTGGAAGCGGAACCAGTCGCGGTAGTCCAGTGCGATCCGAAGATGGGCGGCGTAACCGGCTGATGGATCGGCCCGTCGGGCGTCCTCGATCCGGCGTTGCAGGACTTCGCGGAGCTGCTCGGTTTCCTCGCGCGTCCGGAGGCTCGACGGACTGCGCAACAGATCCACGGCTGCCCGGACGTCCGCGTCCACGTCTTCGTCCAGCTTCCACAGCAGCTCGACGCCGAGACCGTGGGAGGTGCGCACTGTCCGCAGGGTGTCGTTGAGAGCCGAGACCAGGTTCGCCGCGGTGATGACCTGTGTCGAGAGATGGTCGCCCAGCTCGCCGGTTAGGAACCGCTGGAACACCTCGCGTTCGCGTTCGGTGAGCCGTCCTCGGGCCTCCGCGGCCTGGACTGCGATCCGCTCGCCCACGGCCGCGACGTCATGAGACCCGTGGTCGTCGACCAGGCGGCACACTTTTATCCCGTCGCGTTCCTCCAGTTGTGCGTCGTATCCGCCGGCCAATTGGTCCCTCAGCGCGGTGTGCCGGATAAGCAGGGCGCTGTCCGACACCTTGCCCCTCGGACGGCCGAGGGCCTGCTCCACGGCGTCGGCGAGGGCCCGCAGCGCTCGCAGACGGCTGCGGACGTCCACGCTCGGATCATCCGACACATACTCGGGCAACGAGGACCGATCAAGGCCGGCGCCGAGCACCACCTCCGGTCGGCCGAGACCACCGCGAAGAGCGCTGCCGGTGTCGATGACCTCCGTCTCCTGGTCCGCCAGGGTTCCGCGCAGACGCTTCTCGTCCTCTTCCGCGCGCACGCGCAGGTCGTGGAGGCCGTCGCGGGCTCGTTGCGCCCCAGGCAGGGCGCGGACGGCGTTCGCGATGCGCTGCTTGGCCTCCTGCTCGCGGGTGAGGATTTCCTCCTCGGACGACCCGATGGCCTCTTCGCGGGTCCGCAGGTCCTGCTCAGCGGTGCGCAGTCCGGTGAGGTGGACCCGGTAGCTCTCCTCCGCGGCCAGGCGATCCTCTCGGGCACGTTCGTACCGTTCGGCATCCATCTGATTCGCGCCGAGCCGCTCGCCCATGCCGCCGACCGCCCTGCGTAGATGCCCGACACCGCTGAGCAGGGCAGCCAGTGCGGTGCGTACGCGGTCCAAGGCATCAGGGTCGCCGGGTAGGTCGTGGGCGGTCGCGGTGGCGTCCGCCTCGGCGCGCGCCGATACCGCGAGAGCACGGGCTTCCTCGGCCTGCCGTGCCGCCCGGGTCGCCTTGGCGTTCAGGTCACGCAGGGTCCTCTCGGCTGATTCGGTCCTGCTCCATGAGTTCGCGAGATTTTGCGCCCGGGGGAAGTCCCGTTCCGCGAGCGTGAGAGCCCGACGCATGGCATCGGCTACGGCGAGTTCCTCGCGGACGCCGGCGAGCCGCTGTTCCGTCTGCGCGATCCGCTCCTCCAGCTCGGTGAGGATGCGCCGCCGGGTCTCGGCGCGTACGGCGGCCCCCACGTACTCGGTGTCGCCCTTGTCGTGACGGCCGCTGAGCACGCCCAGACGCCAACTGCCGTCGTAGTACACCGCGTTGTCTGCGGAGTTCTGCGCTGCCGGTGTGAGCGCGATCGCGGCCAGCAGACGCTCCACGCGCTCGGACGTCACGCCGCACCCCGGTTCGGGGGCAGGGCGCAGAGCCGAGGCGAGAGTCCGTCCGTCGGACAGCACGGGACCGGGCTGAAGGAGGGTGTCCCGGGTGCGAGGGTCGAGAAGGACGCCGTCCGCGCCTACCCACGCGTCCAGGATTCCGCTCGCTTCCAGCGCCCCTTCGAGACCGGCCCGGTCGGCTGGCGCCAGGCCGTCCGCGAAGTCCACGAGCCGATAGAAGGGCGCTCCGCTGCCTGTCGCCCTCACAGTGACGCGGTGGTACGGGACTGGCGGCTCAGGATCGGTACGTTGTTCCCAGTTTCGCTTCTGCTCCGCCAGGCGGTCGAGTTCTTCGCCGATTCGGCCGACGCTGAGCACCAGCGCGTCCCGGCGTTCGGTGAGTTCCTCGCCGTGCGGTTCGAGTGCAGCCTGAGCGGTTCGCCACGCCTGGCTGTCGATGTCGGGTGGCAGCGTGCGGTCCGTGAACGGTGCGTCGGCGGAGGTCTCGTGGCCGACAGTGGCGTGTACGGCGTTCAGGGGCGGGCATTCGGAGCCCAGCGCTGTCCGTGTGCGCGCCGCCCACTCGGCGACACGGCCCGCATAGGCGCCGCTCTCCTCGGCGACCTTCTGACGGCTGATGTCGAGACGGCTCGCGGCCTCTTCCGCCTCGCCCTCCAGCCGTTCCCGCTCGGCATCGGCCTGAGCCGCTCCGGCGCGGGCTGCATCCGCCCGTGAGATGAGGCGGTTCACTTCCTGGACCATCCGGGCCCGGTTTTTCGCGACCGCCTCGGCGTCCTCCAGCTGGTTCTGCCAGGACCGCAGTCCTTCCCGCGTGGTGACTGTGTCCGCGCGGGCCGCCGACCGGTGCCGTACGGTGCGCGTCTCCCCGTCTGGAGTCGTCAACTCCGTCTCGGTGGAGTGGGACAGGACGGTGCGTGACAGAGCCATCGCCTCGCCGAGATGACCGGTGGGGAGTCCCGCTTTCTCCGCCTGCGTCAGCAGTTCCCGGTGTTCGGTTCCCAGCTCGGCCAGCCGACTCCCCAGGTGTTCGACCCCTTCGGCCAGCCGCTCCGACGTGCTCTCCTCCGCCTCGTGTGCGTTGCGCAGGGTGGTGAAGGCGGCCTCGGCGGCGGTGTGCAGCGCCTCCACCGTGCTGCGGCGTTCGGACAGTTCGCGCAGGCTGCGGTAGGCGTGACTGGCGTGCAGGGCGGCGAGGTCGGTCCGGGCTGCCTGTTCCTCCTCGCGCAGGGTCTCCAGCCGGCCCTCGGACTCCTCCTCCTGCGTCCGCAGGTCGCTCGTCCGATGTGCGGCGTCTCCGGCCGCCCGGCGCCGCTGCGCGAGGACGCCCAGCTCGTGGCTGACTCGTTGCGCGGAGGTACGCAGGACTCCGGCCAGGTAGCCGCGGTAACTGGTGAGAAACGTGCGCAGTGCCGTGTCGGTGCGTTCCAGGCGGCCGAGTTCGTCGCGTACGGCGTCGAGGTCGTGGAGGTTGCGTGCCACCTTCTCGACCACGTCCTCGTCGAGCCCCGGCAGGGTCTCGCTCAGCAGGGAGGCCAGGCCCCCGTGCTCGATGCGGTCCCCGACCGTGGGGCGCCGCAGCCGGTGGAGGAGCTGGGTGAGGTTGCGGTAGCGCGTCGCGTCGGTGATGCCGAACAGGTCTCGGGCTACCCGGGAGCGGTGCATGACGGCACGCTCGGTTGTGTTGTCGGAGCCGACGAGCTCCTTGAGTCGGTCGACCGGCAGCGGCTTTCCGCCTTCGACCAGATGCAGGTCCTCGCCGATCCGTAGCGGAGTGACGAAGAACGTCGGCAACGCCTTCTGCGTCGACTTCGAGGCACGGATGGCGACACCGAGCGTCAGGAAACGGTGGCAGCCGTCTTCGGCCGTGCCCTGGAACTCCACCCACAGGTACCCGAGACGATTGGTCTGCTCGAACCCGTCCAGCATCAGCCAGGGGAGTGTGGTGCGGCCGGTGCCGGTCGCGTCCAGCGCCCGGGAATCGCCGTCCAGGAGATACGGGAGCAGCATCTCCAGGGCCTTGGACTTGCCCGCGCCGTTCTTGCCGCGCAGGAGCAGTCGGCCGTCACCGAAGGAGAACTCCTGAGCGTCGTACTGCCAGACGTTCTGGATGCCCGCCCGGTGCAGCCGGAAGCGGGTGCCGGTGGTCGTCGCGGCGCCGGAACGCGGCAGCGGAACGAGGCCACGTGCGTCGGTGGTCATAGCGGCAACTCCTCTTGCATATCGGTTCCTTGGCGAGCCTTGGCAGCCGGGCGCATGGTCACGAGGATGGCGTAGCGCGCCGCCGCGGCCAGCAGCACCCAGCCGTCGCCGCCGGGCCGTGCGCCATGGACATCAGTCACCGTGCGTCCTTCCGACGCCTCCTCGACGTACCCCTCCGGCAGCCCTTCTCCCTCGGCGCGCAGCTGCCCTGCGCGGGCCATTAGCCGCATGCGGACCAGCAGGTCCAACACGGCCTCCCGCAGGGAGGGAAGGTCCTCCAAGTAGCCGCGCTGCCAGTTGCTGCGCTGCCCGTACTCGGCGATGAGCTCGGCGAGCACCTCGTCCACCAGGCCGTCCGGGACAGCCACCCCGATGACGAGCGTCCCGCCGGTCGCCGGATGCCCCGGTTCCTGCGGCCGAAGCCGCTCCACGAGCCGTTCTACCAACAGCAGCGCGGCCTGTGCGACGGTCCCGGTGCCCGGCAGGTGCAGATCCGTCAGTTCCTCCTCGGGGTCCACCAGCGCCACGCCCTCGGCGCGGATCTCCATCTCCAGACCCAGGAGTTCGGAGAAAGCCTGGGCTTCCCGGCGCTGCCGGGTGCGCAGCCAGTCGCGCTCGCCGTCAGTCAGCTCGTCGAGGTGGACAACAGGTGTTTCTACGAGCATCCGGCGTACGTAGGTGCGCGGCCCGCTGAACCCCGGGTCCGCTGCCCGCCGCACCAGGTCGGCGCCGTCCCGGGCCTGTGCGAGCGGGCCGGCTACGACCACGCGTGCCAGCTCCCGGTCCACCGTGATCAGGGCCTCCCCGCCCGCTTCCTGCGCGATCGCGGCCACCTGGCCCTCGGTCTCGATGAGAACGCCCCACTCGACGAGCTGGCGCAGAGCCGCTACCAGGGTCCGCCTCCCGGCAGCCCGACCCGTCTCCTCCAGCTCGACCCCCGCGTCGGCGGCAGCGGCCCTGATATCGGCGACCAGGTGCGACAGCAGCATCTGCTCGGGCGCGGTCACCAGAACGGACAGGGCCAGTGCGAGACAGGCGTACGTGTGCGGGGTGAAGGGGGTGCCGGTGGAGCGTTCGAGGCGGTGACCCGATCCCGCCCCCAGACCCGCCTTGAACAGCCGGGCGAAGGAGCTGTCGACCAGCAGGCGGTAGCCGAGCACCTGATGGAACCGTTTGCCCAGCCAGTCGGCGTGCCTGCGGATCAGTGGGAAGAGGTCGGCGTGCGGGCCGTCCGATGCGACCAGGGGGTGGGCGAGCAACAGCCGGGCGGCGGTACGGCGTTCGGCGGCCAAGGCCACGTCGTGAGTGGAGGGAAGGGTCATGACACGCTCACCTCAGCCTCGCCGTCGACGGCGCCTTCACCGTCGATCGCGGCGGCGATACGGCTGATGTCCAGCTCCAGGTCGTCCAGCAGCAGGTCACCGTCGGCCGAGTACAGCACCGTCCGTGCGCCCGCCGTCCGGAGCACGGTGAGCCGGATGCCCAGTTCGGCGTCCTCGCTGCGCGCCGAGTCGAGACCGAAGCCCGCAGGCCCGCCCGTATCGGCGAGTCGCCTGAGCTGAGCGTTTCCGAGTGCCGTGGCCAGCAGTTCCAGAAGCAGCCCGAGCGCCGCCGAGGTGAGTCGCACGTCGGCGAACCGACCCGACGCGCTGCGCAGTTCGTCCGCCGCCGCTGTCCTGGCCGCCGCCCGCTGCCGGGCGGCCTCCCGCAGCCGCTCCTTTTGCGCGGAGTGGTCCTCCACCGCGGAGGCCCGGCCCCGCTGGGCGCGGCTGCCTCTCTCTCGCAGGGCCACCGGCACCTCGACCACCGGACCGGTCCACCAGCTCGTGTAGGCGGGCACCACCTCGTCGGTGGCCGGGGGTATTCCCAGATGGCGGGCGCCGTAGAGACCGAAGGCGGCGACGGCTATGTCGTGGGCGGCCTGCGGCGCCGCTTCCTCGAACCAGCGAGCCAGCCGCAGCAGATCCTTGCGCCGGGACATTTCCCCGGTAGCCGACCGCAGCATCCGCTTGGCGTTGGCGAGCAGCGACTGCAACGCGCGCAGGGTGGCGTCCCGTAGCTGGTCGACCTGGCTGCCCTGGCCGTCGGTATCGCTGAACCAGCCGCGCAGTCCCTCCCAGTCCGCGAGTTCGCGGCCCCGGCTGCGCTGGACCCGGACCTCCAGGCGACTTTCGCCCTGTGCTGAGAGCCCGGTGAGTCCCTGGGCGTGGGCGTCCAGCCGATCCAGCAGAGCCGGGATGCGCGGCCACAGAGTGTCCAGTGCGGCCGAGATCCGGGGCGCACGGAACGCCACGTCCTCCGTGATCGCCTCGACGTAGTCCAGGAGCAGTTCCTTGAAGCCCTGGTACTCGGCACTGTCCAGGTCGTAGCGGGACAGCACCTGTCCGAGATAGGCGTAGAAGTCGCGTATGGAGTCCGCGAACTCGGTGAACTGCACGAACAGCGTGCTGATCCGTTCCAGCCCGTCCTGTGGCTCGATGCTGCCCGGCGCGGTCACGAGGCTGGCCAGCTCCCGCAGCCCGCGTTCGACCAGGGCCAGCAGCTCGTTGCTCACCTCGCGGGCGGCGTCGGCCTCGGCCAGGACCCCGTCAGCATCCCGCTGGATGCGTTCGCCCAGTTTCGACAGCTGGTAGCGCGAGCGAGAACGCTGGTACTCGCTGATGCTGGACGCCTTCACAGTGTGGCTGCTGCGCAGCAGGTTTCCCCAGTTCACCAGCTGTTCCAGCCGGATGGTGAGAGTGTCGGCGTCGAGCGCTGCGGCGGAACCACCGCTCTGGCGTAGCTTCGCCATGATGTCCGGGACGGCAAGGTCTGCCAGCAGCGTTCCGCAGAAGACCCGCATGATCGCGAGGTGCTCCAGTCGCTCCCGCGCGCTGAGGTACGTGTACGCGTCCAGCCGCCGTCGCGTCCCCTCGCCGACGTCCTGACCTGCACCGGATGCTGATGCCTCCATGTCCGTGAGGTTACGCGGCGCAGCCGGGCGCCGCCGGTGAGTGGCCGAAAATGCCACGGACGTGTGCCAGGCCCCCTGAATGGGTCCCTCGGATTCTGCGCCGAGTGGCTTCCAGGAGAATGGGGTACGTTCAGGCCCGTATCGGCAGGGGCGGAAGGAGGCGCGCGCGGTGTCGTACGAACCGAAACTCGCCGCGGCTCTTTCCGGCGCGACGCTGCGCCAGCTGTCCCACTGGCGCCGAGCCGCCGGGCCCAAGGGCGCCGTGCTCGTGCCCGAGATCTCCAGCGAGAGGCCGATCCTCTACTCGTTCCGCGACGTTGTCGCACTCCGCATCTGTGTACAGCTGCGCGAAGAGGCTTCGTTGCAGAAGATCCGCCGTGCGTTGAACACGCTCCGGGAAGACCTCGGCGAGTGGGAGCACCTCTCCTCGTACAAACTCGTCGCGGGCCCGGACACCATCTATCTGGCCGAGCCCGACCACGCCGTAGACCTGATCAAGGGGGGCAACGTGGTCATCCACCAGATGGTGGATGTGCTCGCTCCCTTCTACAAGGACGGCCGCAGCATTCCCGCTCTGCTCACCCCCCGTGAGCACGTGGCGGTCGACGAGTCGGTCCGAGGCGGCGAACCGGTCATCCAAGGCACCAGGATCCCCGCGTCAGATGTCGCAGCCCTCGTGAGAGATGGCGTCCCACCGGACCAGATCGGTGAGTTCTACCCAGGGGTGACGGCCGAGGCCGCCCGCGACGCGGCCGACTTCAGCGAGTACGTCGACAGCTACGGCAGCAGCGAGCCCAGGCAGGTCGTCGCTTGAAACTGCTGCTCGACGAGAACGTGCCCCGCCCCATGACCGAGATCGTCCGGATCCTGCTGAAGGCACACGACGTCGTCCACGTCCATGACCTCAAGGGCTGGAAGGGCACGAAGGACATCGAGCTGTACGCCAGGGCCCAGGCCGAGGACTTCGACGTCGTCATCACCAACGACACCAAGCAACTCAGCCGGCCACTCGAAGTGGCGGCCATCGCACAGTCGGGCCTGCATCGCATCGAGTACCGCCAGAACAACAAGCACGGTGGCCTGGTGGGCCTGGGCACGGCGATCGCCACCGTCTGCGCTGCCCTTCCCCACGCCCTGTCCGAACTCGAAACAGCCGACGGTCAGCGTCTCGTCGCCCTGACATCGATCGACCTGACCCGGCAGAACCGGCTCCGGATCACGGACCCGGCCGTCGCCCCGCCGAAGCACTGGCCGGGGCGTGATTCGGCCGCTGAGTCCTGACACCGCGATACACGACGGCTCCCGGCCAGCAGCCTATGGAAAGCGATGCCAAGAAATGACGCGGCGCCGCCGACTGCGCTTCGTCTCATCAAGACTCGCTCCCGAGCTCAACCTGGAGCTCGGCGATGTGCCGTTGGGTTGCCGCCGCGCTCTTCTGCTGACGGGTCAGCTTCGCCTCGGCGGCTGCCAGTTCCCGGGCGAGCCGCTCTCGATCAGCTGCCGAGCGCTCACGGATGGTCCCGTCGTCGCGATACGCCGGCCCTACCCGCTCACTGCCCACTACTCCGCGACGCTCGCCACATTCCGGGCAGTCGACGACGCGGGTGGAAACGTGGCTGTGCTCGCGATGCTGAATGTGGGGCACCACATGGTCGCAACGGAGAGTGAGGTCCCAAGTGTCGAGGTCCTTCTTGCTCTCCTCCCGTGAGGGCCAGGACGAGAACAAACTGGCGAGCTTCTCCATCTGCTTCGGTCCCATCGGCGGTGACGGGCAACAAAAACAGCAGTGCGTCACCCGAGAACCGCTGACGGACCACCGAGCATCCCGGCAGTCGGCGTGCCGCTCGCGGAACCTCTGGTTGGCTTCCTCGTACTCGCGCTTCTCCGACTCGGACAATCTCATGAGGGGATACCAGTCCCCCAGCCCATCCTGTAGGGGCTGCCCGCAACCGCGACAGGGCTCACCAGCCACGTACTCCGCCCAGCTGAGGCACGTACCTTCTCGCTTCCACCGTTCATCCCGCTCGCGGCGCCGAAGGTCATCCGCCTCGGCATCGAGGGCCGAGCGCAGAGCACGTTTGACGGCTCGTTGCCGCTTCTGCTCCTCCGTGGGCTTGGCCATCGCCTTCACCCTTCGCTGCGCCGTGTTGGTGACGGACGATCACGCTCCCGATCAGCACGAGCAGCCCACCCGAACATCACACCAGCCCCGCTGACCAGCAAAGACCACGATGGCGGTTTCTCATTGGCTCCCGATCGCGGAGGGCCTCACCCACACGGACTGCGGCACTCCCACCGTACGCACGTGGAGGACCTGGGCACCGAGAAGGTCCTCATGGACGAGGGCATGGGACACATCGATGGCTCAGTCTCCGCCCGCTACGCCCACGTCACCCCGGGCATGCGCAGGCGCATCATGAG
The Streptomyces sp. NBC_01485 genome window above contains:
- a CDS encoding TIGR02677 family protein translates to MEASASGAGQDVGEGTRRRLDAYTYLSARERLEHLAIMRVFCGTLLADLAVPDIMAKLRQSGGSAAALDADTLTIRLEQLVNWGNLLRSSHTVKASSISEYQRSRSRYQLSKLGERIQRDADGVLAEADAAREVSNELLALVERGLRELASLVTAPGSIEPQDGLERISTLFVQFTEFADSIRDFYAYLGQVLSRYDLDSAEYQGFKELLLDYVEAITEDVAFRAPRISAALDTLWPRIPALLDRLDAHAQGLTGLSAQGESRLEVRVQRSRGRELADWEGLRGWFSDTDGQGSQVDQLRDATLRALQSLLANAKRMLRSATGEMSRRKDLLRLARWFEEAAPQAAHDIAVAAFGLYGARHLGIPPATDEVVPAYTSWWTGPVVEVPVALRERGSRAQRGRASAVEDHSAQKERLREAARQRAAARTAAADELRSASGRFADVRLTSAALGLLLELLATALGNAQLRRLADTGGPAGFGLDSARSEDAELGIRLTVLRTAGARTVLYSADGDLLLDDLELDISRIAAAIDGEGAVDGEAEVSVS
- a CDS encoding TIGR02680 family protein codes for the protein MTTDARGLVPLPRSGAATTTGTRFRLHRAGIQNVWQYDAQEFSFGDGRLLLRGKNGAGKSKALEMLLPYLLDGDSRALDATGTGRTTLPWLMLDGFEQTNRLGYLWVEFQGTAEDGCHRFLTLGVAIRASKSTQKALPTFFVTPLRIGEDLHLVEGGKPLPVDRLKELVGSDNTTERAVMHRSRVARDLFGITDATRYRNLTQLLHRLRRPTVGDRIEHGGLASLLSETLPGLDEDVVEKVARNLHDLDAVRDELGRLERTDTALRTFLTSYRGYLAGVLRTSAQRVSHELGVLAQRRRAAGDAAHRTSDLRTQEEESEGRLETLREEEQAARTDLAALHASHAYRSLRELSERRSTVEALHTAAEAAFTTLRNAHEAEESTSERLAEGVEHLGSRLAELGTEHRELLTQAEKAGLPTGHLGEAMALSRTVLSHSTETELTTPDGETRTVRHRSAARADTVTTREGLRSWQNQLEDAEAVAKNRARMVQEVNRLISRADAARAGAAQADAERERLEGEAEEAASRLDISRQKVAEESGAYAGRVAEWAARTRTALGSECPPLNAVHATVGHETSADAPFTDRTLPPDIDSQAWRTAQAALEPHGEELTERRDALVLSVGRIGEELDRLAEQKRNWEQRTDPEPPVPYHRVTVRATGSGAPFYRLVDFADGLAPADRAGLEGALEASGILDAWVGADGVLLDPRTRDTLLQPGPVLSDGRTLASALRPAPEPGCGVTSERVERLLAAIALTPAAQNSADNAVYYDGSWRLGVLSGRHDKGDTEYVGAAVRAETRRRILTELEERIAQTEQRLAGVREELAVADAMRRALTLAERDFPRAQNLANSWSRTESAERTLRDLNAKATRAARQAEEARALAVSARAEADATATAHDLPGDPDALDRVRTALAALLSGVGHLRRAVGGMGERLGANQMDAERYERAREDRLAAEESYRVHLTGLRTAEQDLRTREEAIGSSEEEILTREQEAKQRIANAVRALPGAQRARDGLHDLRVRAEEDEKRLRGTLADQETEVIDTGSALRGGLGRPEVVLGAGLDRSSLPEYVSDDPSVDVRSRLRALRALADAVEQALGRPRGKVSDSALLIRHTALRDQLAGGYDAQLEERDGIKVCRLVDDHGSHDVAAVGERIAVQAAEARGRLTEREREVFQRFLTGELGDHLSTQVITAANLVSALNDTLRTVRTSHGLGVELLWKLDEDVDADVRAAVDLLRSPSSLRTREETEQLREVLQRRIEDARRADPSAGYAAHLRIALDYRDWFRFHTFVVEDAAPGRRRKLTGRTGLSQGEQRVLSYLVLFAAAAAHFTSLAESAPHAPRLILLDDAFAKVDEPTHGRLGRILVDLDLDFVLTSERLMGNWPEVPSLHIYECLRDPHVRGVATLHYTWNGRHRRLVSV
- a CDS encoding TIGR02679 family protein: MSALPTATREWLTGPGLTRLWENVRKRLESNGVQATGSLRLTAMNPQERNDLSLLLGKPLTGAAVTVRLDVLDARLRASAAGLGLRQTLEEIGPPLTNRRSARADATARREQVWSSLASSLDASPLTGQEWIRQWYDLLRRAGVPRGVTPEAAVWTLQQAVQVLTTLLGSERGGARGRGELAAMATGSAHGLDDGTWLARLVQRGVALAHGAEFPDDAAGRRALWRLVSVTPDEVSSTVLTYGLRPDGEGWRERALRERAEQHAEAHLTPRDLHTLRLQLPAGTLIRICENPRVVEAAADAACVQPLVCTSGSAATVVFTLLDALAATNCRFAYHGDFDWPGIALANRVIRRYAASPWRMGTADYEHLAARSQAEGIPQLALDGEPVRADWDPDLAPAMTALGVALHEEATLELLVGDLSRRA
- a CDS encoding TIGR02678 family protein codes for the protein MTLPSTHDVALAAERRTAARLLLAHPLVASDGPHADLFPLIRRHADWLGKRFHQVLGYRLLVDSSFARLFKAGLGAGSGHRLERSTGTPFTPHTYACLALALSVLVTAPEQMLLSHLVADIRAAAADAGVELEETGRAAGRRTLVAALRQLVEWGVLIETEGQVAAIAQEAGGEALITVDRELARVVVAGPLAQARDGADLVRRAADPGFSGPRTYVRRMLVETPVVHLDELTDGERDWLRTRQRREAQAFSELLGLEMEIRAEGVALVDPEEELTDLHLPGTGTVAQAALLLVERLVERLRPQEPGHPATGGTLVIGVAVPDGLVDEVLAELIAEYGQRSNWQRGYLEDLPSLREAVLDLLVRMRLMARAGQLRAEGEGLPEGYVEEASEGRTVTDVHGARPGGDGWVLLAAAARYAILVTMRPAAKARQGTDMQEELPL